In Aspergillus flavus chromosome 3, complete sequence, one genomic interval encodes:
- a CDS encoding uncharacterized protein (uncharacterized alpha/beta hydrolase domain-domain containing protein), with protein sequence MPTDRGAQLQLVSSDILCRVRCHETQFSSDDNDITTWESSPYNSRIMQANRAPRQFVLCFDGTGNKFSGNESDSNVLKIFRMLDRSGGDQFHYYQPGIGTYVTSTSLSNTGRIHKIRSAYLKAKDAAIGSTLAEHVMGGYKFLMRYYRPGDDIYFFGFSRGAYVARFLAEMLDEIGLLEPGNEELLRFAWKTFAKWQQRRHNAEEKDNLSRYMEAFRETFSQPVSQIRFLGLFDTVNSVPRFENAWMQRSKFPYTARTKAKVIRHAVSIDERRAKFRQDLIGEVRPPCPTGPTSRRQQVRDHLARHHLYLPHGPVHHHRHHDEGQQKGTMGADGAQNAEKAANGGRKHTVYRPPARRLRDDHSAQSVASAAASCSSLSLEAEEDEEQDIEEVWFPGCHADIGGGWKLEDGETYALSHAPLVWMVEKAHEAGVKFSVKKRKDFNCWHDPGCKAQGREQDRVSPENHMSNPAPIVIAPDDTDEKPDLSHFEHVLRRSSTDGKLHDCLQFRKGLPWTSVLSWKVMEYMPFRRMDLQDDGSWKPIRWPLPRGEVRDIPNDAKIHVSAINRLKFNPEYRPGNLIIGGGGRGVKIAPKECGIGDWEVAAHHGCPIKETYLRKQISHIAAA encoded by the exons ATGCCCACAGACCGGGGAGCACAGCTGCAACTGGTGTCGAGCGATATCCTATGCCGGGTTCGATGCCACGAGACACAGTTCAGCTCCGATGACAATGACATCACGACATGGGAAAG TTCACCATATAATAGCAGGATCATGCAGGCTAATAGAGCGCCAAGGCAGTTCGTTCTGTGCTTTGACGGCACGGGAAACAAATTCTCCGGCAATGAATCTGACAGCAATGTGCTCAAGATCTTCAGA ATGCTTGATCGCAGTGGCGGGGATCAGTTCCACTATTATCAGCCCGGAATTGGGACATATGTGACTTCGACCTCGCTGTCAAATACCGGTCGTATCCACAAAATCCGGTCTGCCTATCTCAAAGCCAAAGACGCCGCCATAGGCTCCACCTTGGCGGAACATGTCATGGGAGGCTACAAGTTCCTCATGAGATACTACAGGCCGGGCGAcgatatctattttttcgGGTTTAGTCGTGGGGCATATGTCGCACGCTTTCTAGCGGAAATGTTGGATGAGATCGGCCTTCTCGAGCCAGGTAACGAAGAACTCCTCCGGTTCGCTTGGAAGACATTTGCCAAATGGCAACAACGCCGACACAAcgcagaagaaaaggacaatTTATCCAGATACATGGAGGCGTTTCGAGAAACCTTTAGCCAGCCTGTGTCCCAGATTCGCTTCTTGGGACTTTTTGATACGGTCAACAGCGTGCCCCGATTTGAGAATGCATGGATGCAGCGCAGCAAGTTCCCCTATACTGCTCGCACCAAAGCCAAGGTGATTCGACATGCCGTCAGTATTGACGAGCGCCGGGCGAAGTTCCGGCAGGACCTGATCGGAGAAGTAAGACCGCCCTGTCCGACGGGCCCGACCTCTCGACGACAACAGGTGCGAGATCACCTTGCACGCCATCACTTATATCTCCCACACGGCCCagtccaccaccaccgtcacCATGATGAAGGGCAGCAAAAGGGAACCATGGGGGCTGATGGTGCTCAGAATGCCGAAAAGGCTGCAAATGGTGGAAGGAAACATACAGTGTACCGGCCGCCGGCACGTCGTCTTCGAGATGATCACTCAGCGCAGTCTGTAGCGAGCGCTGCAGCTAGCTGTTCGTCACTGTCGCTTGAagccgaagaggatgaagagcaGGATATTGAAGAGGTGTGGTTCCCCGGATGCCACGCGGACATCGGAGGAGGGTGGAAATTGGAGGATGGCGAGACGTATGCTTTAAGTCACGCCCCACTCGTTTGGATGGTAGAAAAGGCCCACGAGGCGGGTGTGAAGTTTAGcgtcaagaagaggaaggactTCAACTGCTGGCATGATCCAGGGTGTAAGGCCCAGGGCCGAGAGCAGGACAGGGTTTCCCCAGAGAATCACATGAGCAACCCAGCCCCGATTGTGATTGCACCGGACGACACAGATGAAAAGCCGGATCTTTCTCACTTCGAACATGTTCTGCGCAGATCAAGTACGGACGGAAAGCTTCATGATTGCCTTCAATTTCGTAAAGGGCTCCCATGGACCTCGGTCCTATCCTGGAAAGTGATGGAGTATATGCCTTTCCGTCGCATGGACTTACAAGACGATGGTTCCTGGAAGCCCATTCGCTGGCCCCTTCCTCGCGGTGAAGTGCGTGACATCCCTAATGATGCAAAGATCCACGTGTCAGCAATCAATCGTCTAAAGTTCAACCCAGAATATCGACCAGGGAATTTAATTATTGGTGGCGGCGGCAGAGGTGTGAAGATCGCGCCCAAGGAGTGTGGGATTGGAGATTGGGAGGTGGCCGCACACCACGGCTGTCCTATAAAGGAGACATATCTTCGCAAGCAAATATCCCACATTGCTGCTGCTTGA